A genomic segment from Pseudoduganella chitinolytica encodes:
- a CDS encoding PAAR domain-containing protein — MKHMGRSVIRIDDKTDHGGKVVGASSGTIVMGRSAALDGDTTECPRCKGTFAIRPAGDGPRHEGKPYAFEGTPLSAGLA; from the coding sequence ATGAAGCACATGGGAAGAAGCGTGATACGCATTGACGACAAAACCGATCACGGCGGTAAGGTCGTGGGGGCTAGTTCCGGCACGATTGTCATGGGCAGGTCGGCCGCTCTGGACGGCGACACCACCGAGTGCCCCCGCTGCAAAGGAACGTTTGCGATTCGGCCTGCCGGCGACGGTCCCCGACACGAGGGGAAGCCGTACGCATTCGAGGGGACACCACTGAGTGCGGGGCTCGC